The Danio rerio strain Tuebingen ecotype United States chromosome 1, GRCz12tu, whole genome shotgun sequence genome includes a region encoding these proteins:
- the LOC141375032 gene encoding microfibril-associated glycoprotein 4-like yields MAMTVFVVALLSVFTASVVSGFKPFDCSEIYKSGQTVSGIYSIYPAGDIPVWVYCQMISDGKDEENGGWTVFQRRMDGSINFYQPWEEYKRGFGTTEGEYWLGLENLYQLTRHKKFMLRVDLEDFEGRRGFAQYSSFSVGSEAEGYRLQVSGFTDGGAGDSLTDHNDQKFSTFDKDQDAYGDNCAQEFLGAFWFKYCHNTNPNGVYLWGEDDTHFGIGVVWSTWKGSFSVSMKSLSLMIKSKS; encoded by the exons ATGGCA ATGACGGTGTTCGTCGTGGCTCTGCTTTCTGTTTTCACGGCGTCTGTTGTCTCTGGATTCAAGCCGTTCGACTGTTCTGAAATCTACAAATCAGGACAAACAGTCAGTGGGATTTACTCCATCTATCCAGCCGGCGACATTCCTGTCTGGGTTTACTGTCAGATGATTTCAGATGGGAAAGATGAAGAGAACGGAGGATGGACG GTGTTTCAGAGACGAATGGACGGCAGCATTAACTTCTATCAGCCGTGGGAAGAGTACAAGAGAGGATTCGGGACCACCGAGGGGGAATACTGGCTGG gaCTAGAGAACCTCTACCAGCTGACCCGCCACAAGAAGTTCATGCTGAGAGTGGATCTGGAGGACTTTGAAGGAAGGAGAGGTTTCGCTCAGTACTCGTCCTTCTCTGTGGGTTCTGAAGCTGAAGGGTATAGACTGCAGGTGTCTGGATTCACTGATGGAGGAGCAG GCGACTCTTTGACTGATCACAATGACCAGAAGTTCTCCACCTTTGACAAAGATCAAGACGCCTATGGAGATAACTGTGCCCAAGAGTTTTTAGGGGCATTTTGGTTCAAATACTGTCACAACACAAACCCCAATGGTGTGTATTTATGGGGAGAAGATGACACACATTTCGGCATTGGTGTGGTTTGGTCAACCTGGAAGGGCAGTTTCAGCGTCAGCATGAAATCTCTCAGCTTGATGATCAAATCCAAGTCTTAG
- the LOC141375465 gene encoding microfibril-associated glycoprotein 4-like, with amino-acid sequence MMTVFVVALLSVFTASVVSGFKPFDCSEIYKSGKTLSGVYSIYPAGNIPASVYCQMISSGKGGENGGWTVFQRRMDGSVNFFRPWEEYKRGFGNVEGEYWLGLENLYQLTRHKKFMLRVDLEDFEGRKGFAQYSSFSVGSEAEGYRLQVSGFTNGGAGDSLIYHNGKKFTTYDKDQDTHTQNCARIYVGAFWYKDCHNANPNGVYLGGEDKTLFAIGNVWYTWKNNFEIGMKFITMKIKPVS; translated from the exons ATG ATGACGGTGTTCGTCGTGGCTCTGCTTTCTGTTTTCACGGCGTCTGTTGTCTCTGGATTCAAGCCGTTCGACTGTTCTGAAATCTACAAATCAGGAAAAACTCTCAGTGGGGTTTACTCCATCTATCCAGCCGGCAACATTCCTGCCTCCGTTTACTGTCAGATGATTTCAAGTGGGAAAGGCGGAGAGAACGGAGGATGGACg GTGTTTCAGAGACGAATGGATGGCAGTGTTAACTTCTTTCGGCCGTGGGAAGAGTACAAGAGAGGATTCGGGAATGTGGAGGGCGAATACTGGCTGG gGTTGGAGAACCTCTATCAGCTGACACGCCACAAGAAGTTCATGCTGAGAGTGGATCTGGAGGACTTTGAAGGAAGGAAAGGTTTCGCTCAGTACTCGTCCTTCTCTGTGGGTTCTGAAGCTGAAGGGTATAGACTGCAGGTTTCTGGATTTACTAATGGAGGAGCAG GAGACTCACTGATCTACCACAATGGAAAGAAGTTCACCACATATGACAAGGACCAAGACACTCATACACAGAACTGTGCCAGAATATATGTCGGGGCATTTTGGTATAAAGACTGCCACAATGCGAACCCCAATGGTGTGTACTTAGGGGGAGAAGACAAGACCTTGTTTGCCATTGGAAATGTTTGGTACACCTGGAAGAACAATTTTGAAATTGGTATGAAATTCATCACCATGAAGATCAAACCTGTGTCTTAA
- the LOC555374 gene encoding microfibril-associated glycoprotein 4-like yields MMTVFVVALLSVFTASVVSGFKPFDCSEIYKSGQTVSGIYSIYPAGNIPASVYCQMISDGKDEENGGWTVFQRRMDGSVSFYRLWEEYKRGFGNVEGEYWLGLENLYQLTQHKKFMLRVDLEDFTGRRGFAQYSSFSVGSEAEGYKLQVSGFTDGGAGDSLFFHNGMKFTTYDKDQDNTEKNCARMYLGGFWYNACHYANPNGVYLGGEDKTVFAIGNVWYTWKNNLDIGMKFITMKIKPVS; encoded by the exons ATG ATGACGGTGTTCGTCGTGGCTCTGCTTTCTGTTTTCACGGCGTCTGTTGTCTCTGGATTCAAGCCGTTCGACTGTTCTGAAATCTACAAATCAGGACAAACAGTCAGTGGGATTTACTCCATCTATCCAGCCGGCAACATTCCTGCCTCCGTTTACTGTCAGATGATTTCAGATGGGAAAGATGAAGAGAACGGAGGATGGACg GTGTTTCAGAGACGAATGGACGGCAGCGTTAGCTTCTATCGGCTGTGGGAAGAGTACAAGAGAGGATTCGGGAATGTGGAGGGCGAATACTGGCTGG ggcTGGAGAACCTCTACCAGCTGACACAACACAAGAAGTTCATGCTGAGAGTGGATCTGGAGGACTTTACTGGAAGGAGAGGTTTTGCTCAGTACTCGTCCTTCTCTGTGGGTTCTGAAGCTGAAGGATATAAACTGCAGGTTTCTGGATTCACTGATGGAGGAGCAG GAGACTCACTGTTCTTCCACAATGGAATGAAGTTCACCACCTATGACAAGGACCAAGACAACACTGAAAAGAACTGCGCCAGAATGTATCTAGGAGGATTTTGGTATAATGCCTGTCACTATGCGAACCCCAATGGTGTGTACTTAGGGGGAGAAGACAAGACCGTGTTTGCCATTGGAAATGTTTGGTACACCTGGAAGAACAATTTAGATATTGGTATGAAATTCATCACCATGAAGATCAAACCTGTGTCTTAA